One genomic segment of Procambarus clarkii isolate CNS0578487 chromosome 34, FALCON_Pclarkii_2.0, whole genome shotgun sequence includes these proteins:
- the LOC138370973 gene encoding general transcription factor II-I repeat domain-containing protein 2B-like — protein sequence MSCVMKPVVSVVNFIRSHALNHRQFRDFLKEIDAEFVNLPYYTAVRWLSCGKVLLHFFELRLEIDLFLTEKNNPQPLLSECEWIWKLAFFADMTGHMNMTGHMNNLNLKLQGKTNLISDYFVHVKAFRAKLALLEGQVKVKNFANFPCCEKFHAESKVEFPFSFANEIISDLKKQFQKRFADLDAKANKIRLFHNPFDCNAENLPTQFQMEIIDLQADDRLKDKYREGNLIEFYKCLQPDQFPNLIKFACSFVSIFGSTYLCEQTFSKMKYVKSNYRANLSDDHLKSILTIGSSNMEPDFNEILKSKRQYHSSH from the exons atgtcttgtgtcatgaaacctgttgtttctgtggttaatttcattagatctcatgcactcaaccatcgccagttccgtgatttcttgaaagaaattgatgcggagtttgttaacttgccttattatacagcagttagatggcttagttgtggaaaggttttgctgcatttctttgagctcagattagaaattgatttatttctcacagagaaaaataaccctcagccattattatcagaatgtgaatggatttggaaattggcattttttgcagatatgacaggtcatatgaatatgacag gtcatatgaataacttgaatctgaaattgcaaggcaaaacaaatttgatcagtgactactttgttcatgtcaaggcattcagagcaaaacttgcgctacttgaaggccaggtgaaggttaagaattttgctaattttccatgttgtgaaaaatttcatgcagaaagtaaagttgaatttcctttttcatttgcaaatgaaataatttcagatttgaaaaaacagtttcagaagcgatttgctgaccttgatgccaaagcaaataaaatcaggctctttcataatccatttgactgcaatgctgaaaatcttccaactcaatttcaaatggaaattattgatctccaggcagatgacagactgaaagataagtatagagaaggaaatctgattgagttttataaatgcctgcagccagatcagtttccaaatttgataaagtttgcttgtagttttgtgtccatttttggttcaacatacttgtgtgaacaaactttttccaaaatgaagtatgtgaaatctaactatcgagcaaatttgtctgatgatcacttgaaatcaattcttacaattggctcatctaatatggaacctgattttaatgaaattttgaagtcaaaacgacagtatcattcgtcacactaa